A genomic segment from Canis aureus isolate CA01 chromosome 4, VMU_Caureus_v.1.0, whole genome shotgun sequence encodes:
- the MSS51 gene encoding putative protein MSS51 homolog, mitochondrial isoform X2, with translation MAPRSRQRRHKKSPSSVTPVVVTPPTVVTSVPLTLSKSDPSIDALGFFSLENNVPGLSQLILQKLNMKSYEEYKLVLDGGASVSGFGFRCPQEMFQKMEDTFRFCAHCRALPSGLSDSKVLRQCKRCRNVYYCGPECQRSDWPEHRKVCQELHLVAVDRLMEWLLVTGAFVLPSGPWPCLAEIVQGWDTWFSMRHLQLDATLDAVLGSHAMTILWASVGRPRPDSDVLQGSLKRLLTDALSRPLTLGLGLRALGIDTGKIGGSTVHVVGASHVETFLTRPGDYDELGYMFPGHLGLRVIMVGIDVSADFTQSTSTSPLEPGTVQLSGHRGLYHDFWEEQVETGQIARPDLVVAFHPGFHASPDLMEAWLPTLLLLRDYEIPTLITVYRPQGRTVNQAEGPHLDAQPPITERAPEFLKTAVT, from the exons ATGGCTCCAAGATCTCGGCAACGAAGGCACAAGAAATCCCCCTCATCGGTGACTCCCGTGGTTGTGACCCCACCCACAGTTGTGACCTCTGTGCCTCTGACCCTCTCAAAATCTGACCCTAGTATTGATGCACTTGGCTTCTTCTCCTTGGAGAATAATGTTCCTGGCCTATCCCAGCTAATCCTTCAAAAGCTAAACATGAAAAGCTATGAAGAATACAA GTTGGTGCTAGATGGGGGTGCTTCTGTATCAGGCTTTGGATTTCGATGCCCTCAAGAAATGTTCCAGAAGATGGAGGACACATTCCGATTCTGTGCTCACTGTAGAGCTCTTCCTAGTGGCCTTTCAGACTCCAAGGTCCTACGGCAATGCAAGAG GTGCAGAAATGTCTATTACTGTGGTCCAGAGTGCCAGAGGTCAGACTGGCCAGAGCACAGGAAGGTTTGTCAAGAGCTGCATCTTGTAGCTGTGGACCGTCTCATGGAATGGCTTCTAGTCACAG GTGCTTTTGTCTTACCTTCAGGACCTTGGCCATGCCTGGCTGAAATTGTACAGGGCTGGGATACCTGGTTTTCGATGCGACATTTACAGCTAGATGCTACACTGGATGCTGTGCTAGGCAGTCATGCCATGACCATCTTGTGGGCCAGTGTAGGACGACCAAGGCCAGACTCAGATGTCCTGCAAGGCTCTTTGAAACGGCTGCTGACAGATGCCCTATCACGGCCTTTGACACTGGGCCTTGGGCTTCGGGCCTTGGGGATAGATACTGGGAAAATTGGGGGAAGCACAGTGCATGTGGTTGGTGCTTCCCATGTGGAGACATTCCTCACTCGCCCTGGGGACTATGATGAGCTTGGCTACATGTTTCCTGGACACCTTGGCCTCCGTGTGATCATGGTGGGTATAGATGTATCTGCTGACTTTACACAGAGCACCTCAACTTCCCCTCTGGAACCTGGCACAGTTCAGCTTAGTGGCCATAGGGGCCTCTATCATGATTTCTGGGAGGAACAGGTAGAGACTGGACAAATAGCTCGTCCAGATTTGGTGGTGGCATTCCATCCAG gTTTCCATGCTTCCCCAGACTTGATGGAGGCTTGGCTGCCCACCCTCCTGCTACTTCGTGATTATGAGATCCCTACATTGATCACTGTTTACAG GCCTCAGGGGAGGACAGTAAATCAGGCGGAGGGGCCGCACCTGGACGCCCAGCCGCCCATCACGGAAAGGGCTCCGGAATTTCTTAAAACCGCTGTGACTTGA
- the MSS51 gene encoding putative protein MSS51 homolog, mitochondrial isoform X1: MAPRSRQRRHKKSPSSVTPVVVTPPTVVTSVPLTLSKSDPSIDALGFFSLENNVPGLSQLILQKLNMKSYEEYKLVLDGGASVSGFGFRCPQEMFQKMEDTFRFCAHCRALPSGLSDSKVLRQCKRCRNVYYCGPECQRSDWPEHRKVCQELHLVAVDRLMEWLLVTGAFVLPSGPWPCLAEIVQGWDTWFSMRHLQLDATLDAVLGSHAMTILWASVGRPRPDSDVLQGSLKRLLTDALSRPLTLGLGLRALGIDTGKIGGSTVHVVGASHVETFLTRPGDYDELGYMFPGHLGLRVIMVGIDVSADFTQSTSTSPLEPGTVQLSGHRGLYHDFWEEQVETGQIARPDLVVAFHPGFHASPDLMEAWLPTLLLLRDYEIPTLITVYSHQELAASLQILVDLDTHITAYGANPFASLKPEQVYSNPNKQPVYCNAYYIMFLGSSCQLDRIGGNGKRK; the protein is encoded by the exons ATGGCTCCAAGATCTCGGCAACGAAGGCACAAGAAATCCCCCTCATCGGTGACTCCCGTGGTTGTGACCCCACCCACAGTTGTGACCTCTGTGCCTCTGACCCTCTCAAAATCTGACCCTAGTATTGATGCACTTGGCTTCTTCTCCTTGGAGAATAATGTTCCTGGCCTATCCCAGCTAATCCTTCAAAAGCTAAACATGAAAAGCTATGAAGAATACAA GTTGGTGCTAGATGGGGGTGCTTCTGTATCAGGCTTTGGATTTCGATGCCCTCAAGAAATGTTCCAGAAGATGGAGGACACATTCCGATTCTGTGCTCACTGTAGAGCTCTTCCTAGTGGCCTTTCAGACTCCAAGGTCCTACGGCAATGCAAGAG GTGCAGAAATGTCTATTACTGTGGTCCAGAGTGCCAGAGGTCAGACTGGCCAGAGCACAGGAAGGTTTGTCAAGAGCTGCATCTTGTAGCTGTGGACCGTCTCATGGAATGGCTTCTAGTCACAG GTGCTTTTGTCTTACCTTCAGGACCTTGGCCATGCCTGGCTGAAATTGTACAGGGCTGGGATACCTGGTTTTCGATGCGACATTTACAGCTAGATGCTACACTGGATGCTGTGCTAGGCAGTCATGCCATGACCATCTTGTGGGCCAGTGTAGGACGACCAAGGCCAGACTCAGATGTCCTGCAAGGCTCTTTGAAACGGCTGCTGACAGATGCCCTATCACGGCCTTTGACACTGGGCCTTGGGCTTCGGGCCTTGGGGATAGATACTGGGAAAATTGGGGGAAGCACAGTGCATGTGGTTGGTGCTTCCCATGTGGAGACATTCCTCACTCGCCCTGGGGACTATGATGAGCTTGGCTACATGTTTCCTGGACACCTTGGCCTCCGTGTGATCATGGTGGGTATAGATGTATCTGCTGACTTTACACAGAGCACCTCAACTTCCCCTCTGGAACCTGGCACAGTTCAGCTTAGTGGCCATAGGGGCCTCTATCATGATTTCTGGGAGGAACAGGTAGAGACTGGACAAATAGCTCGTCCAGATTTGGTGGTGGCATTCCATCCAG gTTTCCATGCTTCCCCAGACTTGATGGAGGCTTGGCTGCCCACCCTCCTGCTACTTCGTGATTATGAGATCCCTACATTGATCACTGTTTACAG CCATCAGGAGTTGGCAGCTTCTTTGCAGATTCTGGTGGACCTGGATACACACATCACTGCCTATGGAGCTAACCCTTTTGCGTCCCTCAAACCTGAACAGGTCTATTCCAACCCCAACAAGCAGCCAGTATACTGCAATGCCTACTATATCATGTTTCTTGGAAGTTCCTGCCAGCTGGATAGGATAGGAGGCAACGGGAAGAGAAAGTAG